The following DNA comes from Hordeum vulgare subsp. vulgare chromosome 3H, MorexV3_pseudomolecules_assembly, whole genome shotgun sequence.
TCAAGGACAGATGGATTTAACAAGTAAATTCCTGCATTGATCTTGTTCCCAACAAATATTTTTGGCTTCTCAACAAATCTTTCCACGACACCAGTTGTGTCCTCTGTAACCACAACACCATACTTCGAAGGTTCGTCCACCTATATTTAAGAGACAGTTAGTTTAAATACAAGGGTTGATTACACACAAGAGTGGTAAAAGAAACAAGTTACCTTGGTGACCATAATTGTTGCCTCACCGCCATGGCTTTTGTGGAACTGTATGAGCTCGGCAAATGGGTATTCACTTATGACATCACTGTTGAGGACAAAGAATGGCTCGCCAGATCCATccacaagcttgtcccttgccagGGCAAGAGGGCCAGCAGTTCCCAAGGGTTCAGTCTCTTGGGAGCATGTGATTGTGATGCCAAGCTTATCCTCAAAATCCTTCAAGAAATTAATCATGACCTGAAACAGATGAAGCGCAACAGTTGGGCTCGGAAGTTAAATACAGATAGCTCCATGAGAGAACAGCAAAGACAAATTATCTCATGTGTTTTTACCTCTGGGCGGTAGTTGATGGCTAAAATAACCTCTGTAACCCCAACATCTTTCAAGGCTTCAATCTGTACAAATTGGTAGGTTTAATCAACAAAAAACTTTTCTTTCCTCAAATCTGCACAAGTTGTTCTGCATCTGTGACAAACAGAAAAAGAAGGGGAAATCCTGGTGGTGACACACAACAAAGGTTTTTCCCCAAGCACGCACATCAGTTTTGCAACCAACGAAGCTAGCAAGGGAATTCATTAACGTATATGCAGGGCGAAAGATTTCTTAGCTCCCATCAGCCTGAACACAATCAAATGCTACCAACGGCAATTGGTTAAAGGTTAAAACAGCATCTACATGAACATGACTAGCAAGTCTTTGAAGTTTAACTAGTGTTGCTACGGCAAGGCGAGTGGTGCGCAACACCGGAGCTTTACTGACTCACAGCACCATACAAACACTCCAAAACTATCGGCAGCGCAGCCGTCTGTTTACCTGGTGCAGGATCATGGGCTTGTTGGCGAAATCGACGAGGGGCTTGGGGAAGCTGAGCGTGAGAGGCCGGAGGCGGGTCCCGAAGCCCCCGACGAGGATGAGCGCCTTCATGGCGAGCGAGGCGTCCCCCTGATCCCTGCAGGCCACACAAGGTAAATTAAATATAAGAAAAAAACATACTCACAATGGCACCGATCTGCAGGGAACCAGATCAACCGGCCGGCCGGGGACCAACCTGAAGGGGTTGGAGGAGAATCTGAGGGAGGGGAAGATCAcctggacgacgaggaggaggaggcgacggggTCAGATTTGGAAGCGGCGCCGAGCGTCCTTGTGTTTGGCCCGTCGGTCGCCTGTTTCTTGCCCCCCTCGCCAAGACCGCCAAGAGAATATGCCAGTGGCACGCACCCCGGGTACCAGACTGCCGAGATGAAGGGCTCGCTGGTTTGGGTTGGGTTGGGTTGGCACGAGGAAATACCAGCGGCAGGGCCGGCTTATATAGTACTCCCTACGTCCCCaaataaatgtcttaactttAATATTTTTTCCGttttaaaataaatgtctcaagctTAATATAACATTGTATTAAGACTAGTACAAAGTTGAAACACTTATTTTAAAAC
Coding sequences within:
- the LOC123444901 gene encoding probable mannose-1-phosphate guanylyltransferase 3 yields the protein MKALILVGGFGTRLRPLTLSFPKPLVDFANKPMILHQIEALKDVGVTEVILAINYRPEVMINFLKDFEDKLGITITCSQETEPLGTAGPLALARDKLVDGSGEPFFVLNSDVISEYPFAELIQFHKSHGGEATIMVTKVDEPSKYGVVVTEDTTGVVERFVEKPKIFVGNKINAGIYLLNPSVLDRIELKPTSIEKEVFPRIAADQKLYAMVLPGFWMDIGQPRDYITGLRLYLDSLRKKSAAKLAVGEHFVGNVLVHESAKIGEGCLIGPDVAIGPGCVVEDGVRLSRCTVMRGVRIKKHACISNSIIGWHSTVGQWARIENMTILGEDVHVGDEVYSNGGVVLPHKEIKSSILKPEIVM